A stretch of the Pseudomonadota bacterium genome encodes the following:
- a CDS encoding DUF547 domain-containing protein, producing MRALLLTATLASLFVTLPLQAAPDAEPWSLWDQSDEANPTSIEHAAWGEFLASYVVEDGSGVNKVTYSRVSATDRQALRTYIDTLTAIDPRTLRKAEQLAYWINLYNALTVDVVLRNPGKGSILRMGTGLLSIGPWGDPLLTIAGEEISLNDIEHRILRSLFADPRIHYAINCASLGCPNLLRTAYTADTLDELLARGERDFINHERSVAFDARGRLRLSKIFSWYADDFAADESELLAYIARHHETLGDEVARYEGKVRYHYDWNLNAAQ from the coding sequence ATGCGCGCGCTACTACTCACCGCTACGCTAGCCAGCCTGTTCGTCACCCTGCCGCTCCAGGCTGCACCTGATGCCGAGCCATGGTCCCTGTGGGATCAGAGCGACGAAGCGAACCCCACCTCCATCGAGCATGCAGCCTGGGGAGAGTTCCTCGCCAGCTACGTGGTGGAGGACGGCAGCGGCGTAAACAAAGTGACCTACTCCCGCGTTTCCGCGACCGACCGCCAAGCCCTGCGGACCTACATCGACACGCTCACGGCCATAGACCCACGCACCCTGCGCAAGGCGGAGCAACTCGCCTACTGGATCAACCTCTACAACGCACTCACCGTGGACGTGGTGCTGAGAAACCCTGGCAAGGGTTCGATCCTGCGCATGGGCACCGGGCTCCTGAGCATCGGCCCCTGGGGAGATCCGCTGCTGACGATCGCGGGAGAGGAGATCAGTCTCAACGACATCGAGCATCGCATTCTTCGCTCGCTCTTCGCGGATCCTCGCATCCACTACGCGATCAACTGCGCGAGTCTCGGCTGCCCGAATCTGCTTCGTACCGCCTACACTGCCGATACGCTCGATGAGTTGCTCGCTCGCGGTGAGCGGGATTTCATCAACCATGAGCGCAGTGTGGCCTTCGATGCCCGCGGTCGCCTAAGACTGTCAAAGATCTTCTCATGGTATGCGGACGACTTTGCCGCAGACGAGTCCGAGCTACTCGCCTACATCGCCCGCCATCACGAGACCCTCGGCGACGAGGTCGCAAGGTACGAGGGCAAGGTGCGTTACCACTACGACTGGAACCTGAACGCGGCCCAGTAA
- a CDS encoding integrin alpha, producing MDSTCRHSAARSIVALLTPLLLQCNAAHAEFPARFELSTLFSANGGDGSVGVVFLGVAEDDRTGWSVDGIGDINADGFDDLLIGAFDAEPNGLEAAGAAYVVFGEPALPAELPLADLDGSNGFVIEGA from the coding sequence ATGGACAGCACCTGCCGCCACTCCGCCGCTCGCTCGATTGTCGCCCTGCTCACACCGTTGCTACTGCAATGCAACGCTGCACACGCCGAGTTTCCCGCGCGCTTCGAGTTATCCACGTTGTTCAGCGCCAACGGGGGTGACGGCTCGGTCGGCGTTGTGTTCCTGGGCGTCGCTGAGGACGACCGCACGGGCTGGTCCGTCGACGGCATCGGCGACATCAATGCCGATGGCTTCGACGACCTGTTGATCGGCGCCTTCGACGCGGAGCCGAACGGCCTGGAGGCGGCGGGCGCCGCCTACGTGGTCTTCGGCGAGCCGGCGCTGCCGGCCGAGTTGCCCCTGGCGGATCTCGACGGCAGCAACGGCTTCGTCATCGAGGGCGCCT